ttcacttctctctctctttctgtctctgggcAGAGACAACTTCAGAGTCTCCTCTCTTCCTGCCTTCTTACATACAGACCCTTCTCATACATACAGACCTACACCCTGATCAGACTTGACTTGACCTTATATTGGATAGTATAAATCCTCCCTGTCTCAGTTGGAGGAGTCAGACTCTAAGGAGATCTGGGGTACAGCCCAAAACTCAGTTTTTTCTCCCACCATTCTCAAGAGTTATGAGGAAACTTGCATTTCCTCCTCCCAGCTTTCCCTTTGCTCTTAATCTTGGTtgttgattggatatggggagctATGGACTTTAGGGAGTGTCATAGCATTTAGCATTTCTAGCCAGAGCATATCTCTCTACTGGATCagagatgctgctgctgctgctcttgatATTCCAGACCTTGCGGGGTGAGTGGGGTAAGAGCCAGTATTGGGATGGTTAAGGTAATTTCCCAAGGGTCGGGGCTGTGGGCCAGTGGACAGACTATAGACCTTGCAGCCAAAAGGTCATACATGGAGTCCAGCTTCTGCATCTGGTTGTGAGCCCTGTTCTGAAATCTCTTCCTGCTTTAAGAACTGTGGCTCTATTATTTGAAGTGTCATGATCAATGTCTCCTGAGTATCTTTCTGTCCACAGGGTCCTCGTCCCAGAAACCAGGGTATGAGCTGGAGGTCCCAGCATCAGTGACAGTACAAGAAGGACTGTGCATCCAGGTCCCTTGTTCTTTCTCCCACAATTCATATGCCATAATCCGTAGCTTCAACACTTTTGAATACTGGTTCAAGGAGGAAGCCAACATTAACAGAGACAAGCCAGTGGCGACAAATGACCCAATCCGGGAGGTGCAGGAGGAGGCCAGGGGGCGATTCCATCTTGTTGGGGACCTTACAAAGAACAACTGCTCCCTGAGCATCACCGATGTCCAGAAAAGGGACAGTGGGCAATACTTCTTCCGGATAGTGAGTGGAGAGAGTTTGAAATTCAGTTACAAAAGTTATTTGGTTAATGTGAGTGTGAAAGGTAAGGACCTTAGTGACAGGGAAGGGATCTAGGCCATGGGCTAGAGGGAGCTTCCAAAGAATCCCTGGGAAGTGGGGTCCCTCATGTTGCATGTCTCAC
This Trichosurus vulpecula isolate mTriVul1 chromosome 2, mTriVul1.pri, whole genome shotgun sequence DNA region includes the following protein-coding sequences:
- the LOC118836378 gene encoding sialic acid-binding Ig-like lectin 14, which codes for MLLLLLLIFQTLRGSSSQKPGYELEVPASVTVQEGLCIQVPCSFSHNSYAIIRSFNTFEYWFKEEANINRDKPVATNDPIREVQEEARGRFHLVGDLTKNNCSLSITDVQKRDSGQYFFRIVSGESLKFSYKSYLVNVSVKALTQKPDIYIPRTLEPGHLVKVICIAPLAFECGTPPIFSWTGAFLSSQEIIRETLYFSELAFTPRPQDHGSNLTCQVTLPGARVSLERMVQVMMAGEQKSSWPLVLTLLRGALMGIGFLLTYGLTYLYYSRSGNH